Genomic window (Nitrospiria bacterium):
GGATCTTCGAAATTGACCTTTTCCACTTTTAAGAGTGCGAAATACCGCTCGCCTTCCTTGGGGGGGCGGATCTGTCCGGAGACGATGTCGCCGGTGCGGAGGTTGAAGCGGCGGATCTGGGAGGGAGAAATATAAATGTCATCGGGCCCGGGGAGATAATTGTAATCCGGCGCCCGCAGGAAACCGAAGCCGTCCGGGAGCGTTTCCAGGACGCCTTCGCCATAAATGACGCCGTTCTTTTCGGCCTGGGCCTGAAGGATGGCGAAGATCAGCTCCTGCTTTCGGAGGTTGCTGGCTCCATCGATCTTCAAATCCTTCGCGACGTCATTCAGCTCCGCGATGTTTTTTTCCTTTAGTTCTTGAAGATTCATTCGGTTCTCCTTGACATTATCCATCATATGCGCTCTCAGTCGTGACCCGGATTGCAACAAGCCAAACCCGGGTGAGTTTGAACGTGCGTTTTTAGTGTTTAGTATTTAAGCGTCAACGGTTTCTTCATCCAACGTGTCTGCTGCGACCCGCAGCATGCAGGTCGGCCGCAATGGAGCAGTCGATCAAGTTCGGGTGAGGGTGATGTTGTGTAGGATAGTTCACTCGGAGGACTCAAGGCTGCCGCAATTTATGCTGCATGTAATAACTTAAAGATGAGATGTCTGGATTTATTTCCCTGTTGAAGAATCGGTTTCTTGCGGTGTGTATTTTCATACTATAGCCGATCCTTATGGATTTTGTCAACTCCTTATTTAAAGGGGCATGCGTCGCCCCCTCCACTGAAGCTTCCGAAGGTTCCGGTTTCCCTTATTTACGATTTACCATTCTCGATTCACCAAATTCCCCGCCAAAGGTCGTAAATCGTAAATAGGGGAAAATTTCCCTGCGGGGAATTTTCGGCCACCCCCTCCGGCTTGCTTTGCCCGCCGGCAACTACTTTAAATCTCTCGCGCACCGAAAACCGGCGTCCGGGAAGGCTCCTTCGGGACTGATGTAGAAACGGTAGGAGGTTCGATAAAAATACGGAATCGCGTAATGCCCCATGCCGCCCCAGCTGCTGCCTCGAATGACCTTGAATTTTTCCCCGAAGGTTTCGCTGGTATAATCGGATCCGGGGTAGGGTTGATACCAGTCCGCGGTCCATTCCCAGACGTTTCCGGCCATGTCGTACACGCCGTAAGGACTTTTCCCGGCTTCGAAATGGCCGACGGGGGTTAAATCGCCGATGCCGGTGTCTCCGGTGTTGGCCTTGGCGGCGTCGAATTCATTGCCCCAGGGATAGTCCCGTCCGTCCGTGCCGCGAGCCGCCTTCTCCCATTCGGCTTCGGTCGGCAATCGTTTTCCGGCCCATCCGCAGAAACGCTCCGCGTCGTACCAGTTCACGTAGGCCACCGGGTAACTTTCTCGTCCGGCGGGAATCGTGCCGGACGGCCAGTTCTCCGGCGGCCTTGAGCCCGTGGCGTCCACAAACGTCTTGTAGGCGGCGTTGGTCACTTCATACTTATCCATAAAATAACTCGGAAGATTGACCTTGTGTTGGGGATGCTCGTCCAGATACCAGGGTTTTACGGTTCCGAATTCGGCGCCCTTTCCTTCGGTATCCACTTTATTGCTGCCCATGATGAATTCGCCCGCCGGAATCAAGACCATGCCTTCGGGCGGGGTCTGATTTTTTATACATCCCGCCAGAATCAGCAGGCAGAAAATCAGAACGGCCGGGCGTCTCGTGTTTCGGACCATGTGAAAACGATGTCCTTTCTCGGAGGAAAAGTTACAGGGATTCGGCGCATCGAAAACCGAAGCCGTTGTTCTTCGTCCCGGGGTTAAAAAAGCTGCGATTGAAATTCGGGGCGCTGATTCCGCAGTGATAACCCGAACAATCGATCCACGATCCGCCCTTCAGCACCCGGTATTTCTCCCCGTAGTTTTCGGTGGGACGTTTGTTCCCCGCGTAGGCTTTATACCAGCTGGCCGTCCATTCCCAGACGTTGCCGGCCATGTCCGAGACCCCGTAGGGACTGTTCCCCTTCGGAAAACTTCCGACCGGAGTGGTCCCGCCCAACTTCAACTGGGGGACGTTGGCCTTCTTGGGATCAAAGTCGTTGCCCCACGGGAACCAGCGTCCGTCCGTGCCGCGGGCCGCCTTTTCCCATTCGATGTCCGTCGGCAGGCGCTTCCCGGCCCAGTGGCAGAAGTCGTTGGCGTCGTACCAGGTGACAAAAACGACCGGGTGGTTACCGTTGCTGGGAGGGTACATGTCGCCGATCCAGTCCGCCGGAGCGGGACGTCCCGTGGCCTCGATGAACGTCCGGTATAGAAGGTTCGTCACTTCGAATTTATCGATACGGAAACCGTCCACGTAAACGGTATGCATGGGACCTTCGTCCGGCCATCGGGAGTCCGACCCCATGATAAAGGACCCCTTCGGAATCAAGATCATGTTGGGCGTTGCTGTCGCGCGGGGCGGACTAGCTTTTGATGCTTCGTTGGACGATCCCTCCGAGACCGTCGTGAGCGTGCCAATCGCGGTCGAAACTAAAAGGACCTTGAATAAAAAAAAACAGGATCCTTTCGGGTGGTCGAGGGCAATCATGAGGGATTCTTTTTCCGAAACGGCGATGCGGGACTGCTTCTCCGGATCCCCATGATAGCAAGGATTTTACGGGCCGTCAAGAATAAGTTCGTGCAGTTGCACCGTCGTGGGCGCTATTGACTATTTTAAACCTGCATGTTACATTCCAAATTTCCGTAACGACGGTGTTTGGCGGGATGATTCTATGCTTGATATCAAATACATTCGAGAACAGACGGATCGGGTTCGACAAAAGATGACGGAGCGTGGGCAGACCTATGATCTCGATGGACTGCTTCGTGTCGATCAGGAACGCCGGCGGCTTGTGGTTGAAGTGGACGAGCTCAAACGCCGTCGGAACATAGCCTCCGACGAAATCACGCGCTTGAAACAGCGGCGGCAGCCCGCCGATGCGCTGTTGGCCGAGATGAAGGAAGTTTCGGAACGGATCAAGTTGCTTGATGAACAGATCCGGTCGCTGGACGAGCAAGTGCAGGAACGGCTGCTCTACCTTCCGAATCTGTTGCACGACTCCGTTCCGGCGGGGCGGGACGAAAAAGAGAACAAGGAAATCCGGCGGTGGGGAACGCCGCCGTCGTTCGATTTTGCGCCGCGGTCTCACTGGGAGATCGGGGAGAAACTGGGCATCCTGGATTTTGAGCGGGCCGCCCGTGTGACGGGGGCGCGCTTCGTTTTTTATAAAGGCCCGGGGGCCCGATTGGAACGGGCCCTTTTGAATTTGATGCTGGACCTGCACACCGGCGAACACGGCTATGAGGAAATCCTGCCGCCGTTCATCGCGAATCGCGCGAGCCTGATCGGAACGGGCCAGCTTCCGAAATTCGAGGAGGATCTGTTCCATCTTCGGGACGAGGATTATTTTCTGATCCCGACCGCCGAGGTGCCTCTCACCAACTTCCATCGCGATGAAATTTTAGATGAAGAGCGGCTTCCCTTATCCTACGCGGCCTATACCCCCTGTTTCCGTCGCGAAGCCGGTTCCTACGGCAAGGACACGCGCGGTCTGATCCGTCAACATCAGTTCAATAAGGTCGAGCTGGTCAAGTTTACAACGCCCGAACGCTCGTATGATGAACTGGAACGGTTGCTCCAGAATGCCGAGTCGGTCCTGCAACGGCTCGGGCTGCATTATCGGGTTGTGCTGCTTTGCACGGGAGACACCGGATTCTCGTCGGCCAAGACCTATGATATCGAGGTATGGCTCCCGGGACAAAACCAGTTCCGGGAAATATCCTCCTGCAGTAATTTCGAGTCGTTCCAGGCGCGCCGGGCCGGGATCCGGTATCGGGCAAAGGGCGGCAAAAAGACGGAGTACGTTCACACGATCAACGGCTCCGGCCTTGCGATCGGACGCACCGTCGTGGCGATTCTGGAAAATTATCAGCGGAAGGACGGCAGCGTGGCCGTTCCGGAAGCGTTGCGGCCCTACATGGGCGGTGTCAGCGATATTCGGGCCGATCGATGAATTTGAGAATGGAGCAATAGAGAATAGACCGCATTCTCACACCGTTATGATTCTCGTCTGATTTCTATTGCTCCATTGTTCGAATGCTCTGTAAAATTTGCAGGGCAAATTTTACGGAGGGGTGGCCGAGTGGCCTAAGGCGGCGGTCTTGAAAACCGTTACCCGAAAGGGTCGTGGGTTCGAATCCTACCCCCTCCGAATTTTTGCAAAGCAAAAATTCGGAGCATTGGAGCAGTGGACATTGGAAAATGGACACGGCTCACAATGCGGTCCAATGTTCTATGGTTCTATTGCTTGTTCAGGGTCGCCGAGTTAGGTCGGTCGGCATAAATATTTAAGATAAGTGGCAACGGATTTCAGTGTTATTTGAGCGATGACCAAACGGAAAACTAGGGCTAAAAAATCTCCAACTAAGCACAGGAAGGGACGATCCTTCGAGCGGGCAGTGGCAATGATCCAAGCGGGGTTGGACCCTCAAGCCACAGTCAAACACGATGAAAAGCTAAAGGACAAACACGGCCACAGTCGTCAGTTTGATGTAGTCTTGCGAGGAAAAATTGGGGGCCACGAGGTTCTTGGGGTTATAGAGTGCAAGGACTTACAGGGTTCAGTAGGTACTCCCGTCATTGATGCCTTTGTTACTAAAGCCGCAAGCGTGGGCGCAGATCTCAAGTTCGTTGTATCGAAGCACGGATTTTCAAGGCCGGCACTCAAAGTCGCTGCTGATAACCATGTGCATACTCTATCTCTTCTGAAAAGCCCTACTGAAAAGCATGGGTTTACCGTTGGCGACTATGTGTACGCATGCCGGCTTGCTTGGACATCCCTCCGGCTTAGTGCCGTCTTGACCGACGGTACAACTCTGGCGATCCACGACCGACCGCAAGATGTGCATGTGAATGGCTATTCTCTGTTCGAATGGATTCTCCAAGAGGCTCATTCCACGTTTCTGAAGATTCCAGAGCCCGGTTGGTACAGACTACGGCTTAGATTCCACGATCCAGCCACAATAGTTTTATCCTCTGGGGCGCGTCAGATCCAGGTGCTGGAGGTTTACCTAAAATGTGAACGCGAGTACCGGCGAAAAGTTGCTTTCGCTGTTGGCAGCGGTTTCGTCGATTTTGGTTCGAAAAAACTCAAAGTTCCAGGAGGGGGAACGATTAAAGTTTCCTTCACCGCGGACCCAAATCTTAAAGATTGGGAGCCCGTTGATGCACTTCCGAAAAAGCCCAGCGCACTAGTGCTTGGAACATTGTTCGTGTACTCGAGGCCAGGTGAAGTACCCCGTTCCTTGTTTGACGCTCAGACTGTTGCAGAGGTTATGTTTGATCCCCTTGTTACCAAACAATTACCGGACCCGACTCAATTGATCTGATGATGGCTGGTTGTAATGAGGATTAGTGTTACGGCATTTCAGCCGTCGGTTTAATGTGAACGGACGAGGAAAAGGTGACTGTGGCTGGTTGAAGACGCGGCGGCGCTCATGCAATGTGAGCCAGAATCTTTTCCCGCTCATCGGAAGAAAAGTCCTGCCCGTAAAAACGCAGAAAAATTTCTCTCTTGATCTCTCTCTGGTCGGCGTTCGGATGATTCATCAGAATGGAAGCTAAAACCTGACGGCGGGCCAGGTCGAACATGGAAAACCCCATCTTCAGTCGGTCCTGACCGCTTTTCTCCATCATCATCGCCTTGAAACGGACTTCTAACTCCGGAGACGTATCTTTCATCAGTTTGCCTCTTGATAGACCTCTTGGAGCCCCAGCTTGGCCACCCACTTCAGAATGTACCGCCGGTCCAGACCGGGAGTCTGCAGGAGATTTTTTACATCCCGGATCTGCATCTCGGACCGGCTGTCCTTGGCCCAGTCCAGTTTGGAGAGGATGAGGTCCTCCGGCGAAGCCACAAGGATCCTTCCCCCCTCGAACTCGATGCTGCGTCTGCGCTCAAATTCGACCCGGCGGTATTCTGAATCCTTTCGAACGATAAAGTCAACTTTCACGACCCCTTCCCGATGAATGATATTGAACATTCCCTTGCTTTGGAGCGCGTGCCTCATAACATCCCGGTCAACATAAAAGTCGTTTGAGAAAAGGGAGAAAAGTTCTTCAACCTTCTCCTCACCAACCTCGATGATAATGTCGATATCCCGGGTCATTCTGGGGATGGTATAGAAATTCGCCGCGATCGAGCCGGTCACCATATATCG
Coding sequences:
- a CDS encoding formylglycine-generating enzyme family protein, which gives rise to MVRNTRRPAVLIFCLLILAGCIKNQTPPEGMVLIPAGEFIMGSNKVDTEGKGAEFGTVKPWYLDEHPQHKVNLPSYFMDKYEVTNAAYKTFVDATGSRPPENWPSGTIPAGRESYPVAYVNWYDAERFCGWAGKRLPTEAEWEKAARGTDGRDYPWGNEFDAAKANTGDTGIGDLTPVGHFEAGKSPYGVYDMAGNVWEWTADWYQPYPGSDYTSETFGEKFKVIRGSSWGGMGHYAIPYFYRTSYRFYISPEGAFPDAGFRCARDLK
- a CDS encoding formylglycine-generating enzyme family protein, which encodes MIALDHPKGSCFFLFKVLLVSTAIGTLTTVSEGSSNEASKASPPRATATPNMILIPKGSFIMGSDSRWPDEGPMHTVYVDGFRIDKFEVTNLLYRTFIEATGRPAPADWIGDMYPPSNGNHPVVFVTWYDANDFCHWAGKRLPTDIEWEKAARGTDGRWFPWGNDFDPKKANVPQLKLGGTTPVGSFPKGNSPYGVSDMAGNVWEWTASWYKAYAGNKRPTENYGEKYRVLKGGSWIDCSGYHCGISAPNFNRSFFNPGTKNNGFGFRCAESL
- the serS gene encoding serine--tRNA ligase; the encoded protein is MLDIKYIREQTDRVRQKMTERGQTYDLDGLLRVDQERRRLVVEVDELKRRRNIASDEITRLKQRRQPADALLAEMKEVSERIKLLDEQIRSLDEQVQERLLYLPNLLHDSVPAGRDEKENKEIRRWGTPPSFDFAPRSHWEIGEKLGILDFERAARVTGARFVFYKGPGARLERALLNLMLDLHTGEHGYEEILPPFIANRASLIGTGQLPKFEEDLFHLRDEDYFLIPTAEVPLTNFHRDEILDEERLPLSYAAYTPCFRREAGSYGKDTRGLIRQHQFNKVELVKFTTPERSYDELERLLQNAESVLQRLGLHYRVVLLCTGDTGFSSAKTYDIEVWLPGQNQFREISSCSNFESFQARRAGIRYRAKGGKKTEYVHTINGSGLAIGRTVVAILENYQRKDGSVAVPEALRPYMGGVSDIRADR
- a CDS encoding restriction endonuclease: MTKRKTRAKKSPTKHRKGRSFERAVAMIQAGLDPQATVKHDEKLKDKHGHSRQFDVVLRGKIGGHEVLGVIECKDLQGSVGTPVIDAFVTKAASVGADLKFVVSKHGFSRPALKVAADNHVHTLSLLKSPTEKHGFTVGDYVYACRLAWTSLRLSAVLTDGTTLAIHDRPQDVHVNGYSLFEWILQEAHSTFLKIPEPGWYRLRLRFHDPATIVLSSGARQIQVLEVYLKCEREYRRKVAFAVGSGFVDFGSKKLKVPGGGTIKVSFTADPNLKDWEPVDALPKKPSALVLGTLFVYSRPGEVPRSLFDAQTVAEVMFDPLVTKQLPDPTQLI
- a CDS encoding nucleotidyltransferase, with protein sequence MINEQDVLKIVTQRLESAGIRYMVTGSIAANFYTIPRMTRDIDIIIEVGEEKVEELFSLFSNDFYVDRDVMRHALQSKGMFNIIHREGVVKVDFIVRKDSEYRRVEFERRRSIEFEGGRILVASPEDLILSKLDWAKDSRSEMQIRDVKNLLQTPGLDRRYILKWVAKLGLQEVYQEAN